The following coding sequences are from one Oryzisolibacter sp. LB2S window:
- the ruvX gene encoding Holliday junction resolvase RuvX — protein MSGDPATAVVPAHFQSFLAFDYGLKRTGVAVGTRLLRTATPQGTIRAEGDARFAQVAERIREWQPDALVVGVPRHPDGAPHENTARAQKFARQLRGRFGLQVFEVDERYSTTEALAAGATDADAASACIILEQFLRNLS, from the coding sequence ATGAGCGGCGACCCTGCCACGGCCGTCGTCCCTGCCCATTTCCAATCCTTTCTGGCTTTCGACTACGGTCTCAAACGCACGGGCGTGGCCGTGGGCACGCGGCTGCTGCGCACGGCCACGCCCCAGGGCACGATACGCGCCGAGGGCGATGCGCGCTTTGCCCAGGTGGCCGAGCGCATACGCGAGTGGCAGCCCGACGCGCTGGTCGTCGGCGTGCCGCGCCACCCCGACGGCGCGCCGCACGAGAACACGGCCCGCGCGCAGAAGTTTGCGCGCCAGCTGCGCGGGCGCTTTGGCCTGCAGGTGTTCGAGGTGGACGAGCGCTACAGCACCACCGAGGCCCTGGCCGCGGGCGCGACCGACGCCGATGCGGCCAGCGCCTGCATCATCCTGGAACAGTTTTTGAGGAATCTGTCATGA
- a CDS encoding lysophospholipid acyltransferase family protein codes for MPRTLRACWRVLRLLLHIVLGLWVVALRFPRLSPDQQQARVQAWSLGLLACAGVRLEVRGRPAQTGPVLIVANHISWLDIPVLHAARYCRFISKSDVQGWPIVGTLATAAGTLYIERASRRDALRMVLSMRDALRAGEVLAVFPEGTTGDGRRLLPFHANLLQAALEADASVQPVGLRFVESSSGATSFAPSFVGDETLLGSVWRTLSVPGITAVVHFGTPEHAQGRDRRAFADALHSAVDALRRG; via the coding sequence ATGCCGCGTACCCTGCGCGCCTGCTGGCGCGTGCTGCGCCTGCTGCTGCACATCGTGCTTGGCCTGTGGGTCGTGGCGCTGCGCTTTCCGCGCCTCTCGCCCGATCAGCAGCAGGCGCGCGTGCAGGCCTGGTCGCTGGGCCTGCTGGCCTGCGCCGGGGTGCGGCTGGAGGTGCGCGGCCGCCCGGCCCAGACCGGGCCGGTGCTGATCGTGGCCAACCATATCTCCTGGCTCGACATTCCCGTGCTGCATGCGGCGCGCTACTGCCGCTTCATCAGCAAGTCCGACGTGCAGGGCTGGCCCATCGTCGGCACGCTGGCCACGGCCGCGGGCACGCTCTACATCGAGCGCGCATCGCGCCGTGACGCGCTGCGCATGGTGCTGAGCATGCGCGACGCGCTGCGCGCCGGCGAGGTGCTGGCGGTCTTTCCCGAGGGCACGACGGGCGACGGACGCCGGCTGCTGCCCTTTCATGCCAATCTGCTGCAGGCGGCGCTGGAGGCCGACGCCTCCGTGCAGCCCGTGGGCCTGCGCTTTGTCGAGAGCAGCAGCGGCGCGACCAGCTTTGCCCCGAGCTTCGTCGGCGACGAAACCCTGCTCGGCTCCGTCTGGCGCACGCTGTCGGTGCCGGGCATCACGGCCGTGGTGCACTTCGGCACGCCCGAGCACGCCCAGGGGCGCGACCGACGCGCCTTTGCCGATGCGCTGCATTCGGCCGTGGACGCGCTGAGGCGGGGCTGA
- the pyrR gene encoding bifunctional pyr operon transcriptional regulator/uracil phosphoribosyltransferase PyrR, whose protein sequence is MTSSISPSGGGQLTLDAEALYAELLRGVRALRGAHTHLAGVASGGAWLAERLQKDLGLPGAAGVLSSSLHRDDFAQRGLASSAQTALPFDVNGADILLLDDVLYTGRTIRAVLNELFDYGRPASVRLAVLVDRGGRQLPVAAEFAAARVSLPATQSLSLARAADGTFHFDVKEV, encoded by the coding sequence ATGACTTCAAGCATTTCCCCGTCCGGCGGCGGCCAGCTGACGCTGGATGCCGAGGCGCTCTACGCCGAACTGCTGCGCGGCGTGCGTGCGCTGCGCGGCGCGCACACCCATCTGGCGGGCGTCGCCTCGGGCGGCGCCTGGCTGGCCGAGCGCCTGCAGAAGGACCTGGGGCTGCCGGGCGCGGCGGGCGTGCTCTCGTCCAGCCTGCACCGCGACGACTTTGCCCAGCGCGGCCTGGCTTCCAGCGCGCAGACGGCGCTGCCGTTCGACGTGAACGGGGCCGACATCCTGCTGCTCGACGACGTGCTCTACACCGGCCGCACCATACGCGCCGTGCTCAACGAGCTGTTCGACTACGGCCGCCCGGCCAGCGTGCGCCTGGCGGTGCTGGTCGACCGCGGCGGGCGCCAGCTGCCCGTGGCGGCCGAGTTCGCCGCCGCGCGCGTGAGCCTGCCGGCCACGCAATCGCTGTCGCTGGCGCGTGCCGCCGACGGCACTTTCCATTTCGACGTCAAAGAGGTCTGA
- a CDS encoding aspartate carbamoyltransferase catalytic subunit has protein sequence MLYKRNPQLNKNGELIHLLSLEGLPREILTHILDTAANFTSVNDREVKKVPLLRGKSVFNLFFENSTRTRTTFDIAAKRLSADVFTLDIARSSTSKGETLLDTIDNLTAMAADIFVVRHSESGAPYLIAQHVGPHVHVVNAGDGRHAHPTQGLLDMYTIRHYKKDFSNLTVAIVGDVLHSRVARSDIHALTTLGAAEVRVVGPRTLVPSDLSQMGVRVFHNLEEGIKDCDVVIMLRLQNERMSGALLPSSQEYFKSFGLTPEKLQLAKPDAIVMHPGPINRGVEIASAVVDGPQAVILSQVTFGIAVRMAVMSIVAGNEG, from the coding sequence GTGCTGTACAAGCGCAATCCCCAACTCAACAAGAACGGCGAGCTGATCCACCTGCTGTCGCTGGAGGGCCTGCCCCGGGAGATCCTCACGCATATCCTGGACACGGCCGCCAACTTCACCAGCGTCAACGACCGCGAGGTCAAGAAGGTGCCCCTCTTGCGCGGCAAGAGCGTGTTCAACCTGTTCTTCGAGAACAGCACGCGCACGCGCACCACCTTCGATATTGCGGCCAAGCGCCTGTCGGCCGATGTGTTCACTCTGGACATTGCGCGCAGCTCCACGTCCAAGGGCGAAACGCTGCTCGACACCATAGACAACCTCACGGCCATGGCGGCCGACATCTTCGTCGTGCGCCACAGCGAATCGGGCGCGCCCTATCTCATCGCCCAGCATGTGGGCCCGCATGTGCACGTGGTCAATGCCGGCGACGGGCGCCACGCCCACCCCACGCAGGGGCTGCTGGACATGTACACCATCCGCCACTACAAGAAGGACTTCTCCAACCTCACGGTGGCCATCGTCGGCGACGTGCTGCACTCGCGCGTGGCGCGCTCGGACATCCACGCGCTGACCACGCTGGGCGCGGCCGAGGTGCGCGTGGTGGGCCCGCGTACCCTGGTGCCGTCCGACCTTTCGCAGATGGGCGTGCGCGTGTTCCACAACCTCGAGGAGGGCATCAAGGACTGCGACGTGGTCATCATGCTGCGCCTGCAGAACGAGCGCATGAGCGGCGCGCTGCTGCCCTCGAGCCAGGAATACTTCAAGAGCTTCGGCCTCACGCCCGAGAAGCTGCAGCTTGCCAAACCCGACGCCATCGTCATGCACCCCGGCCCCATCAACCGTGGCGTGGAGATCGCCTCCGCCGTGGTCGACGGCCCGCAGGCCGTGATCCTGTCGCAGGTCACCTTCGGCATCGCGGTGCGCATGGCGGTGATGTCCATCGTCGCCGGCAACGAGGGTTGA
- a CDS encoding Hpt domain-containing protein: MSTADATTVPGTDWAEAEQDLGPLAWVLDELRKSLDGAVKSMRRFVRDAEIAHQSDLAALDAAGLRIARQHLHQAGGVLEMVGLPAPAQVLRSMEAAVQRFVQRPELCSDDAARAIERASFALIDFLECMLAGKQLSSVALFPQYRDVQALAGVDRVHPADLWAMPPRQFVPLLPAAAAPLSYGPEARARLDNAVLRIVKSTDPQAARDMQAISMGFAAAQSAPEVRSFWAVCAGFFEALSLQALKPDLYAKRVASRVLMQYATLAKGDAAIAERLVQDLLFFCAQATPEAGAAPALQAVREAYALGRHRPVDYEQTRFGLFDPTLLAQARKRIAAAAETWSSLAGGDRNKLKPAVDQFSLVCDSLRKLHPESEDLAQALMRAVDATQRSGEPPSAALAMEVATSVLYLQAAFEELDASAQDMAQRAASLAQRLYGVLAGGESQPLEGWMEDLYRRVSDHQTMGSVVGELHATMAEAEKAMDQFFRNPQDLELLRPVPGALQQMRGVLSVLGLDQAAQAVVHMRDMVERLLMGEVAPEDRQQVFEKLGNSIGALGFLIDMLSYQRAMARKLFVFDRERGELRVLMGRVDAQRPGRSEPEQVSAAAEAVVHAAPVVAVAPAATVTSEEPVAPVATEMPDDATDGTEAAPEILPAAAPEPPPREAAVVAAPEPEDDDDLRSVFLEEAREVVATGLAAIDALHAAPEDLSEQTTLRRAFHTLKGSSRMVGLGEYGEAAWSMEQTLNAWLAEQKPMPASLLELSGQALQAFAGWADDIEAGAAPRWQAQAFVLAATAMREEGALLPILMTGQEPDPVAQPLEPSEVIHVPQAPEVALAEDLAGEREESSHPDLDAMGQALQIEEEEPQPDFADTCIDVRGADGSEMLPEAVAEPESISVDELDFSFFEQVAQAPAVAEPATHAAENVADEVPLLAEPLAEWVEPATVPDIADAEPLHEEPVGEVEPSDADPVEDAPQGSQEDLLAAMDEAVKVIGHLRIPIPLYNVYLNEADEWSRRLVTELQEWALELHRPLPESSVVLAHALAGSSATVGFADLSDLARQLEHALQHVQLLPSGQPEHAQAFNAAADEIRRLLHQFAAGFLKTPGSAVRERLDAVLQTEVSSGAAPLNTMHAMAPIVDDGVVTAQDLDTASPWSAALGGGGAEMDAHDGDLQAREERERRIDDAIARAVAAAEGIDEDIDVLDVIDPDLFPIFEEEAAELLPALGGALRQWAARPDNLSARNELLRALHTLKGSARLAGAMRLGEMAHRLETAIERVGDEGVTTADIDPLLVGLDVLQADFEVLRSIGAQPLTEAVVVAAPEADAGGAPAPVADSAPSAAPAAEVAQPAAAAPVAMPLSWRTPAAAAQSSRVAAGQVVRVRAQLLDRLVNQAGEVMIARSRLEARIGQMRLSLNDLTGNLERLRQQLRDIEVQAESQMQSRLAFSKDSAAGFDPLEFDRFTRVQELTRMMAESVNDVATVQRNLQRMLEGSEDDLVAQGRQARELQRDLLRTRMVEFESIAERLYAVVRQASKDTGKQIKLDISGGSIEIDRGVLDRMTPAFEHLLRNCAGHGIEGAEQRLAAGKPAVGSITIALRHEGNDVSIEFRDDGAGLDLDRIRAKAVSQGLVAPDEVLTPAQAAQLIFRPGFSTASEVTELSGRGIGMDVVRSEISALGGRIETQTTAGQGTSFCMVLPLTTAVTQVVMLRAGRLTLGVPANLVEIVRRARASDIEAAYASQVFAEGADELPFYWAGALLQVAPRSTEAAGKSRPVVVLRSAAQRIALHVDEVLGNQEVVVKNLGPQLSRLPGVAGMSVLASGAVVLIYNPVALATVYGEQARAATQPPATQEMGTVVTLPAGGEVDLVADSAADQVPLILVVDDSITVRRVTQRLLQREGYRVALAADGLQALARLQQERPAVVLSDIEMPRMDGFDLARNIRGDAALQDLPIIMITSRIAQKHRDHAQELGVNHYLGKPYADEELLSLVRHYAQVTAEAEA, encoded by the coding sequence AGAGCACCGATCCGCAGGCCGCGCGGGACATGCAGGCCATCAGCATGGGGTTTGCGGCCGCGCAGTCCGCGCCCGAGGTGCGCTCCTTCTGGGCCGTGTGCGCGGGCTTCTTCGAGGCGCTGTCGCTGCAGGCGCTCAAGCCGGACCTCTACGCCAAGCGCGTTGCGTCGCGTGTGCTCATGCAGTATGCGACCCTCGCCAAGGGGGACGCCGCGATTGCCGAGCGGCTGGTCCAGGATCTGCTTTTCTTCTGTGCCCAGGCAACGCCCGAGGCGGGCGCCGCGCCCGCGCTGCAGGCCGTGCGCGAGGCCTATGCCCTGGGGCGGCACAGGCCGGTGGACTATGAGCAGACACGCTTTGGCCTGTTCGACCCGACGCTTCTCGCTCAGGCGCGCAAGCGCATCGCGGCGGCGGCCGAGACCTGGTCGAGCCTGGCGGGCGGCGACCGCAACAAGCTCAAGCCAGCGGTCGACCAGTTCAGCCTGGTGTGCGATTCGCTTCGCAAGCTTCATCCCGAGAGCGAGGACCTCGCCCAGGCGTTGATGCGCGCCGTGGACGCCACGCAGCGCAGCGGCGAGCCGCCCTCGGCGGCACTGGCCATGGAGGTCGCAACGTCGGTCCTCTACCTGCAGGCTGCGTTCGAAGAGCTCGATGCCTCCGCGCAGGACATGGCGCAGCGCGCCGCCTCGCTTGCACAGCGCCTCTATGGCGTGCTCGCGGGCGGTGAGTCGCAGCCGCTCGAGGGCTGGATGGAGGATCTGTACCGTCGTGTCAGCGATCACCAGACCATGGGCAGCGTGGTGGGTGAGCTGCACGCCACCATGGCCGAGGCGGAAAAGGCCATGGACCAGTTCTTCCGCAATCCGCAGGATCTGGAGCTGCTGCGCCCCGTCCCGGGCGCCCTGCAACAGATGCGCGGCGTGTTGTCGGTGCTGGGTCTGGATCAGGCCGCGCAGGCCGTGGTGCACATGCGCGACATGGTCGAGCGCCTCTTGATGGGCGAAGTCGCCCCCGAAGACCGTCAGCAGGTGTTCGAAAAGCTGGGCAACAGCATCGGTGCGCTGGGTTTTCTCATCGATATGCTGAGCTATCAGCGTGCCATGGCGCGCAAGCTGTTCGTATTCGACAGGGAGCGCGGTGAGCTGCGTGTCCTCATGGGTCGTGTCGATGCACAGCGGCCGGGTCGCAGCGAACCCGAGCAGGTATCGGCGGCTGCCGAGGCAGTCGTGCATGCGGCGCCTGTTGTTGCCGTCGCGCCTGCCGCCACCGTCACCAGTGAGGAGCCCGTGGCACCTGTCGCCACCGAGATGCCCGACGATGCGACGGATGGCACCGAGGCGGCGCCGGAGATCCTGCCCGCGGCCGCCCCGGAGCCGCCGCCGCGCGAGGCGGCCGTCGTTGCGGCGCCAGAGCCCGAGGATGACGACGATCTGCGCTCGGTCTTCCTGGAGGAGGCCCGCGAGGTCGTTGCCACGGGCCTGGCGGCCATCGATGCACTGCACGCCGCGCCGGAGGACTTGAGCGAGCAGACCACGCTGCGACGCGCCTTCCATACGCTCAAAGGCAGCTCCCGAATGGTGGGCCTTGGCGAGTACGGCGAGGCCGCATGGTCCATGGAGCAGACGCTCAACGCATGGCTGGCCGAGCAAAAGCCCATGCCCGCTTCGCTGCTGGAACTGTCGGGACAGGCCTTGCAGGCCTTTGCGGGCTGGGCCGACGACATCGAGGCCGGAGCGGCGCCGCGCTGGCAGGCCCAGGCCTTCGTGCTAGCCGCGACCGCCATGCGGGAGGAGGGTGCTCTGCTGCCCATTCTCATGACCGGGCAGGAGCCGGATCCTGTGGCGCAGCCGCTGGAGCCCTCCGAGGTCATTCATGTCCCGCAGGCCCCGGAGGTGGCATTGGCGGAGGATCTTGCAGGGGAGCGTGAGGAGTCCTCTCACCCGGACCTCGATGCCATGGGCCAGGCGCTGCAGATCGAAGAGGAAGAGCCGCAGCCGGACTTTGCCGACACCTGCATCGATGTGCGTGGCGCCGATGGCTCGGAGATGCTGCCCGAGGCCGTCGCAGAGCCCGAGTCCATCAGCGTGGACGAGCTGGACTTTTCCTTCTTCGAGCAGGTGGCGCAGGCACCAGCCGTTGCTGAGCCCGCCACGCACGCCGCCGAAAACGTGGCGGATGAAGTACCCCTGTTGGCCGAGCCGCTGGCCGAATGGGTGGAGCCCGCAACGGTCCCGGATATCGCCGACGCCGAGCCGCTGCACGAGGAGCCGGTGGGAGAGGTCGAACCTTCCGACGCCGATCCCGTCGAGGATGCGCCGCAAGGATCGCAGGAAGATCTGCTCGCCGCGATGGACGAGGCCGTCAAGGTCATAGGGCATCTGCGCATCCCCATACCGCTGTACAACGTCTACCTCAACGAGGCGGACGAATGGTCGCGTCGCCTTGTGACGGAGCTGCAGGAATGGGCGCTCGAACTGCACCGGCCCCTGCCGGAGTCTTCCGTCGTGCTGGCTCACGCGCTGGCGGGCAGCTCAGCGACCGTGGGCTTTGCCGACCTGTCGGATCTGGCGCGCCAGCTCGAACATGCACTGCAGCATGTGCAGCTGCTGCCGTCCGGCCAGCCGGAGCATGCGCAGGCCTTCAATGCCGCGGCCGATGAAATCCGGCGCCTGTTGCACCAGTTCGCCGCGGGCTTCCTCAAGACTCCCGGTTCCGCGGTTCGCGAGCGTCTCGATGCCGTGCTGCAGACCGAGGTCAGCAGCGGCGCGGCCCCGCTGAACACCATGCATGCGATGGCGCCCATCGTCGACGATGGCGTGGTCACGGCGCAGGACCTTGACACGGCGAGCCCGTGGTCGGCCGCGCTTGGGGGCGGCGGCGCCGAAATGGATGCGCATGATGGCGATCTGCAGGCGCGCGAGGAGCGTGAACGCAGGATCGACGATGCCATCGCCCGCGCCGTTGCGGCCGCGGAAGGGATTGACGAAGACATCGACGTGCTCGATGTCATCGATCCCGATCTCTTCCCCATCTTCGAGGAGGAGGCGGCGGAGCTGCTTCCCGCGCTGGGCGGGGCATTGCGGCAATGGGCGGCTCGCCCGGACAACCTGAGCGCACGCAACGAGCTGCTGCGCGCACTGCACACCCTCAAGGGCAGCGCCCGCCTCGCCGGTGCCATGCGCCTGGGCGAGATGGCGCACCGTCTGGAGACGGCCATCGAACGCGTTGGCGACGAGGGTGTCACGACGGCGGACATAGACCCCCTGCTCGTCGGACTGGACGTCTTGCAGGCCGACTTCGAGGTCCTGCGTTCCATAGGAGCCCAACCCCTGACCGAGGCGGTCGTCGTCGCTGCGCCGGAAGCGGACGCGGGGGGCGCGCCTGCGCCGGTGGCCGATTCCGCACCTTCTGCCGCGCCCGCGGCAGAAGTTGCCCAGCCTGCGGCGGCGGCGCCGGTCGCCATGCCGCTTTCCTGGCGCACGCCGGCGGCTGCCGCGCAATCGTCGCGCGTGGCCGCGGGCCAGGTGGTGCGCGTGCGCGCCCAGCTGCTCGATCGCCTGGTGAATCAGGCGGGTGAGGTGATGATCGCCCGTTCCCGCCTGGAGGCGCGCATCGGGCAGATGCGCCTGTCGCTTAATGACCTCACGGGCAACCTCGAGCGCCTGCGCCAGCAACTGCGGGACATCGAGGTCCAGGCAGAGTCGCAGATGCAGTCGCGTCTGGCATTCTCCAAGGATTCGGCGGCGGGGTTCGACCCGCTGGAGTTCGACCGCTTCACGCGTGTGCAGGAGCTCACGCGCATGATGGCCGAGTCGGTCAACGACGTCGCCACGGTGCAGCGCAACCTGCAGCGCATGCTCGAGGGCTCCGAGGACGACCTGGTTGCCCAGGGGCGCCAGGCGCGCGAGCTGCAGCGGGACCTGCTGCGCACGCGGATGGTGGAGTTCGAAAGCATTGCCGAGCGCTTGTATGCCGTGGTGCGCCAGGCATCCAAGGACACGGGCAAGCAGATCAAGCTCGATATCTCGGGCGGCTCCATCGAGATCGACCGCGGCGTGCTCGACCGCATGACGCCGGCGTTCGAGCATCTGCTGCGCAACTGCGCGGGCCATGGCATCGAGGGTGCGGAGCAGCGCCTGGCCGCCGGCAAGCCGGCCGTCGGCAGCATCACCATTGCGCTGCGCCACGAAGGCAACGACGTGTCCATCGAATTCCGCGACGATGGCGCCGGTCTGGACCTCGATCGCATCCGCGCCAAGGCCGTGTCCCAGGGGCTGGTGGCGCCGGACGAGGTGCTCACGCCTGCGCAGGCGGCCCAGCTGATCTTCAGGCCCGGTTTCTCCACGGCCAGCGAGGTGACGGAGCTGTCGGGCCGCGGCATCGGCATGGATGTGGTGCGCTCCGAGATCAGCGCCCTGGGCGGACGCATAGAGACACAGACCACGGCCGGGCAGGGGACATCGTTCTGCATGGTGCTGCCGTTGACCACGGCGGTGACGCAGGTGGTCATGCTGCGCGCCGGCCGACTGACCCTGGGCGTTCCCGCCAATCTCGTCGAGATCGTGCGCCGCGCCCGCGCCTCGGACATCGAGGCGGCCTATGCGAGCCAGGTGTTTGCCGAGGGAGCGGATGAGCTGCCCTTCTATTGGGCCGGCGCCTTGCTGCAGGTCGCGCCGCGCAGCACCGAGGCCGCAGGAAAGTCCAGGCCCGTGGTCGTGCTGCGCAGCGCCGCACAGCGCATCGCCCTGCATGTGGACGAGGTGTTGGGCAACCAGGAGGTGGTGGTCAAGAACCTCGGGCCGCAGCTCTCGCGCCTGCCGGGCGTCGCCGGCATGTCGGTCCTGGCCTCGGGCGCCGTGGTGCTGATCTACAACCCCGTCGCCCTGGCCACCGTGTATGGGGAGCAGGCCCGCGCCGCGACGCAGCCGCCTGCGACGCAGGAGATGGGCACGGTCGTGACCCTGCCGGCGGGCGGCGAGGTGGACCTGGTCGCCGACTCCGCCGCAGATCAGGTGCCCCTGATCCTTGTGGTGGACGATTCCATCACCGTGCGCCGCGTCACGCAGCGCCTGCTGCAGCGCGAAGGCTACCGCGTGGCCCTGGCGGCCGATGGGCTGCAGGCCCTGGCGCGGCTGCAGCAGGAGCGGCCCGCGGTGGTGCTGTCCGACATCGAGATGCCCCGTATGGATGGCTTCGATCTGGCGCGCAACATCCGCGGTGATGCGGCGCTGCAGGATCTGCCCATCATCATGATCACCTCGCGCATCGCGCAGAAGCACCGCGACCATGCGCAGGAACTCGGTGTGAACCACTATCTGGGCAAGCCCTATGCGGACGAGGAACTGCTGAGTCTGGTGCGCCACTATGCGCAGGTGACGGCAGAGGCCGAGGCCTGA
- a CDS encoding YqgE/AlgH family protein — translation MPATSAPMNLTHHFLIAMPGMEDASFARTVVYLCEHSERGALGLIINKPTDISLEGLFEKVDLTLGRADLTRQPVFLGGPVQTERGFVLHDPMSSPSGSDDDAEDEPPYASTMRIPGGLEMTTSKDVLEALSHGAGPRRVLVTLGYSAWGEGQLESELAENSWLTVDANAEIIFDTPVEERYERALGLLGLQSWMLSRDAGHA, via the coding sequence ATGCCCGCCACTTCCGCGCCCATGAATCTGACGCACCATTTCCTCATTGCCATGCCGGGCATGGAGGATGCGTCGTTTGCGCGCACCGTGGTCTACCTGTGCGAGCACAGCGAGCGCGGCGCCCTGGGCCTGATCATCAACAAGCCCACGGACATCAGCCTCGAGGGCCTGTTCGAGAAGGTCGATCTGACCCTGGGACGCGCGGACCTCACGCGCCAGCCGGTGTTCCTGGGCGGCCCGGTGCAGACCGAGCGCGGCTTTGTGCTGCACGACCCCATGAGCAGCCCATCGGGCAGCGATGACGACGCCGAGGACGAGCCGCCCTATGCCTCCACCATGCGCATTCCCGGCGGCCTGGAGATGACCACCTCCAAGGACGTGCTCGAAGCGCTGTCGCATGGCGCGGGCCCGCGGCGCGTGCTGGTCACGCTGGGCTATTCGGCCTGGGGCGAGGGGCAGCTCGAATCGGAGCTGGCCGAGAACAGCTGGCTCACGGTGGACGCGAACGCCGAGATCATCTTCGACACGCCCGTGGAGGAGCGCTACGAGCGCGCCCTGGGCCTGCTGGGCCTGCAGTCGTGGATGCTGTCGCGCGACGCGGGGCACGCATGA
- a CDS encoding dihydroorotase has product MKILIQNGRVIDPASGLDKVCNLALAAGRIIAVDGAPADFAPNRVIDAAGCLVLPGLVDLSARLREPGHEHERMLESEMAAAVAGGVTSLVCPPDTDPVLDEPGLVEMLKFRAEKLHQARLFPLGALTRGLAGEVLTEMAELTESGCVGFGQADVALASTQVLQRALQYAATYGYTVWLRPQELYLGRGVAASGPLATRMGLSGVPVAAETIALYTIFELQKTTGARVHLCRLSSSAGVDLVRQAKAAGLAVTCDVSINSLLLTDLDIGYFDSRARLVPPLRQQRDRDALAAALRDGTIDALVSDHNPVDEDAKAMPFAEAEPGATGLELLLSIALKWSRDGGVPLARALATVTSEPARVLGGALGTLQASVGRIAVGGVADLCVFDPEARWTVQADALVSQGKHTPFSGYELPGRVRCTLVGGHLAFERG; this is encoded by the coding sequence ATGAAGATACTCATCCAGAACGGCCGCGTCATCGACCCCGCCAGCGGGCTCGACAAGGTCTGCAACCTGGCCCTGGCGGCCGGCCGCATCATCGCCGTGGATGGCGCGCCCGCCGACTTCGCCCCCAACCGCGTGATCGACGCCGCCGGCTGCCTGGTGCTGCCGGGCCTGGTGGACCTGTCGGCGCGCCTGCGCGAGCCCGGCCACGAGCATGAGCGCATGCTCGAGTCCGAGATGGCGGCGGCCGTGGCCGGCGGCGTGACCAGCCTGGTCTGCCCGCCCGACACGGACCCCGTGCTCGACGAGCCCGGCCTGGTCGAGATGCTCAAGTTCCGCGCCGAGAAGCTGCACCAGGCGCGATTGTTCCCGCTGGGCGCGCTCACGCGCGGCCTGGCCGGCGAGGTGCTGACCGAGATGGCCGAGCTCACCGAGTCCGGCTGCGTGGGCTTTGGCCAGGCCGACGTGGCGCTGGCCAGCACCCAGGTGCTGCAGCGCGCGCTGCAATACGCCGCCACCTACGGCTACACCGTGTGGCTGCGCCCGCAGGAGCTCTACCTGGGCCGTGGCGTGGCCGCCAGCGGGCCGCTGGCCACGCGCATGGGCCTGTCGGGCGTGCCAGTGGCCGCCGAGACCATTGCGCTCTACACCATCTTCGAGCTGCAGAAGACCACGGGCGCACGCGTGCACCTGTGCCGGCTGTCGAGCAGCGCGGGCGTGGATCTGGTGCGTCAGGCCAAGGCCGCGGGCCTGGCCGTGACCTGCGACGTGAGCATCAATTCCCTGCTGCTCACCGACCTGGACATCGGCTACTTCGACAGCCGCGCGCGCCTCGTGCCGCCGCTGCGCCAGCAACGCGACCGCGACGCGCTGGCCGCGGCCCTCAGGGACGGCACCATCGACGCGCTGGTCTCCGACCACAACCCCGTGGACGAGGACGCCAAGGCCATGCCCTTTGCCGAGGCCGAGCCCGGCGCCACGGGCCTGGAGCTGCTGCTGTCCATCGCCCTCAAATGGTCGCGTGATGGCGGTGTGCCGCTGGCGCGCGCGCTCGCCACAGTGACCAGCGAGCCCGCGCGCGTGCTCGGCGGCGCCCTGGGCACGCTGCAGGCCAGCGTCGGCCGCATCGCCGTGGGCGGCGTGGCCGACCTGTGCGTGTTCGACCCCGAGGCGCGCTGGACCGTGCAGGCCGACGCCCTCGTCAGCCAGGGCAAGCACACGCCGTTCTCCGGCTACGAGCTGCCGGGCCGCGTGCGCTGCACGCTGGTCGGCGGTCATCTGGCCTTCGAGCGCGGCTGA